The Lysinibacillus irui sequence AGCGGCACGCATTGCGAAATCTACCACATTTTTATTAAGTACTGGTAGGACACCAGGATAGCCTAAGTCGATTACTGTTGTATTTGTATTTGGTTCAGCACCGAAGTGAGCAGGTGCTGGTGAGAAGATTTTTGAGTTAGTTTTCAACTCAACGTGTACTTCTAAACCAATGACTGTTTCAAAGTTCATGTTATTTTCCCTCCCACATTTGAGGAACTTCTTTATGGAACTCCGTTGCTTGTTCAAAAGCATGAGCTACACGGTAAATAGTTGCTTCATCGAAGTATTTACCGATAATTTGTAAACCTAGTGGTAAGCCATTTTCAAAGCCACATGGAATAGAAATGGCTGGTACGCCTGCTAAGTTCATCGGGATTGTTAAAATATCGTTGGCATACATTGTCATAGGATCATCAACGTTTTCACCAATTTTGAAAGCTGGTGTTGGAGATGTTGGTCCAATGATTACGTCAAAGTCTTCAAATACTTTGTCGTAGTCTGCTTTGATCAGTGTACGTGCTTGTTGTGCTTTTTTATAATAGGCGTCATACGTACCAGCACTTAATGAGTAAGTTCCTAGCATAATACGACGTTTTACTTCATCACCAAATCCTTGTGCACGTGTTTCTTTATAAAGATCCATTAAATTAGTAACGTTTTCTGCACGGAAACCATAACGGATACCATCGAAACGGGATAAGTTAGAAGACGCTTCAGATGAAGAAAGGATATAGTACGCTGCAAGTGCATATTTCGAATGAGGAAGAGATACTTCTTCTACTGTAGCACCTAAGCCTTTTAATACTTCTAATGCAGCAAGCACTGATTGACGTGCTGCTTCGCCAACACCCTCACCAAGGAATTCTTTTGGTACAGCGATACGTAAACCTTTTACATCACCAGTAAGAGCTGCTGCATAATTTGGCACCTCTACGTTTGCAGAAGTAGAATCATTTGGATCTAAACCTGCAATCGCTTCAAGTAATAGCGCATTATCTTCAACATTGCGTGTAATTGGTCCAATTTGATCTAGAGATGATGCAAATGCTACTAGACCAAAACGAGATACACGACCATATGTAGGTTTCATTCCTACAACACCACAGTAAGCTGCAGGTTGACGGATTGAACCACCTGTATCAGAACCAAGAGAGAATGGAACTTCCCCTGCTGCTACTGCTGCTGCAGATGCACCTGAAGATCCCCCTGGTACGTGGTTTAAGTTCCATGGATTTTTTGTTGTTTTATAGTATGAGTTTTCGTTAGAAGAACCCATAGCAAACTCGTCCATGTTTAATTTACCGATTGTAATCATTCCAGCTTCGCGTAGCTTATTTACAACAGTTGCATCGTAAATTGGCATAAAGCCTTCTAGAATTTTAGAGGCACAAGTTGTTTCTAATCCTTCTGTTACAATGTTGTCTTTCACACCGATTGGAAGACCAAATAAAGGTCCACGCTTTTCAAATGGTACTTTATCCATTTCAGCAGCTTGTGCAGTTGCTTTTTCTTCGTTTGAAGCAAGGAATGCTTGTACATCGCCATCAAGCTTTGCAATACGTTCGTATGCTTCTTTCGTTAAGTCAGCGATTGATAAGTTACCTGCTTTTATTTCAGCTTGTAACTCCTTTGCTGAACGTTCAAATAACGTCATGAGGAATCCTCCTATGTTTTAGTATTACATGATAGCTGGTACTTTTACTTGACCATCTTCTTGTTCTTTTACGTTTAACATCATTACTTCGCGGTCTAAACCTTTTACTGCTACATCTTCACGCATTACATTCACTAGTGGTAAAACGTGAGTAGTTGGTTCAACATTTGTTGTATCTAGCTCATTTAACTGCTCCGCAAATTCAGTAATTTTTCCAAGTTGCTCAGCAAATTTCTCTGCTTCTTCTTCTGTTATTGCAAGACGTGCTAAATTTGCCACGTGCTTTACTTCTTCTTTTGTTAATTTAGCCATATTTCACACCTCCGAATACTTGTTCAATTCATTGTTTTTATTGATAACAATAGGGTTGAATAAAGTTAACCATGCCAATAATCATAACATTTTTCATATTAAAAATCACAACTTTCACCAAAAATATAGAAACTTTCACTACTATAGCAAAGTGTTGTCACGATATACCAGTTCCCTCTCCTGCATTTTATCCGTCTACATAAAAATATAGCCAGCACAGAGGCTGACTATATTAATCATAAACATGAACGAAAGGATCCTTGTCATTGGCTTTTTTTATGATCAATGCCTCTGGACCATTTACTGAAGTAACGCTCACTTCAACATGAATATTATCAAATTGATTGATTAAAATACCTGTCAAATATTGCGTAAAGCCTATTATTTCAGCTTTGCCGAAAAATTGGATTGGAATTTCAATCGAAAGATTTTGTATTTGCTTATTACGATAGAAGCCAGTCCCGATCACACTTGTATAGTTAGAGAAATATTTATCAACATCTTGTTTAAAATTCTTGAAATTATTGTTGATATCACGGTATACATCCTGTGAATCATCTGTTGGGAACAGGACGTAATTTTCATCTATTCCTTCCCAATCAGCAATGTTATTCTGTCCAGCTTTTGCTACACCATAGCTAAAATAGGTTCCTGGAATAATCTGATTGCGAGCTTGCTGTTTAAACAAGCCAACAACAATCGGAATATCCTTTAACTCATCACGTGTTCGCAAACGCGAAACAATTTCCGCGGCCATTTTTTTGCCTTGCTCAACAAGAGTAGACTCAGAAATTGGTTTCTCGTAGTATTCACCATATTGTTCCTTTTGATAATAATAAATAGAATTTAACGCAAGACCGATTGATATTCCACCTAATTTAACTTTATTATCCTTTGTCTTCGTTAAGTAATTTTGCTCGACAATATGGGATAAATAAACAGGAGCCTTTAGTGCTCGCTCTTCAGGTGTCATTGTGTCTGTTGTCGGTG is a genomic window containing:
- the gatC gene encoding Asp-tRNA(Asn)/Glu-tRNA(Gln) amidotransferase subunit GatC, which codes for MAKLTKEEVKHVANLARLAITEEEAEKFAEQLGKITEFAEQLNELDTTNVEPTTHVLPLVNVMREDVAVKGLDREVMMLNVKEQEDGQVKVPAIM
- the gatA gene encoding Asp-tRNA(Asn)/Glu-tRNA(Gln) amidotransferase subunit GatA, with amino-acid sequence MTLFERSAKELQAEIKAGNLSIADLTKEAYERIAKLDGDVQAFLASNEEKATAQAAEMDKVPFEKRGPLFGLPIGVKDNIVTEGLETTCASKILEGFMPIYDATVVNKLREAGMITIGKLNMDEFAMGSSNENSYYKTTKNPWNLNHVPGGSSGASAAAVAAGEVPFSLGSDTGGSIRQPAAYCGVVGMKPTYGRVSRFGLVAFASSLDQIGPITRNVEDNALLLEAIAGLDPNDSTSANVEVPNYAAALTGDVKGLRIAVPKEFLGEGVGEAARQSVLAALEVLKGLGATVEEVSLPHSKYALAAYYILSSSEASSNLSRFDGIRYGFRAENVTNLMDLYKETRAQGFGDEVKRRIMLGTYSLSAGTYDAYYKKAQQARTLIKADYDKVFEDFDVIIGPTSPTPAFKIGENVDDPMTMYANDILTIPMNLAGVPAISIPCGFENGLPLGLQIIGKYFDEATIYRVAHAFEQATEFHKEVPQMWEGK
- a CDS encoding CamS family sex pheromone protein; the encoded protein is MKSFRLIPAIVAAAMLVGCVPSNKEETELTQETQQKEKAETTIIPSIQIDESYYKTLIPYKESASRGLVVSNIYTKYDMKEVETGLMRLSQNEFDTENYYFQEGQYLAESTVSSWLARSSQTEDGLNPPTTDTMTPEERALKAPVYLSHIVEQNYLTKTKDNKVKLGGISIGLALNSIYYYQKEQYGEYYEKPISESTLVEQGKKMAAEIVSRLRTRDELKDIPIVVGLFKQQARNQIIPGTYFSYGVAKAGQNNIADWEGIDENYVLFPTDDSQDVYRDINNNFKNFKQDVDKYFSNYTSVIGTGFYRNKQIQNLSIEIPIQFFGKAEIIGFTQYLTGILINQFDNIHVEVSVTSVNGPEALIIKKANDKDPFVHVYD